A genomic window from Candidatus Sulfotelmatobacter sp. includes:
- a CDS encoding glycosyltransferase family 2 protein, with the protein MKQTLRLDQIAEENRQSLGSIQGSDSQGSMPKDRPRVSVIIVTYRSSNELPDCLKGLFEQSVPMEVFLVDNASPDSTPRVVADYAARYENVHAILNPENVGLAAGNNTPMGMCRGEYLLMLNPDTMFRDDSLKRMIQFLDRNPEVGVVGPRNVYDDGKPLVSFRKRWGIRHVMTWRVLPYRLPRLLHDRFSSYETQDVLYVSGSCLLIRRNIFERIGGYDPEYFLTIEDVCDLCIRVKETGSRVVFLGDEEVVHLCGRSGDQAPYIVVWHGNRGTIYHFLKHGGIVQGVAVSLLLLMAAGARVAIAGVLSIFKKRYRNVARIYAQVFWGIIARNPIWERRSRLSTSSRNTP; encoded by the coding sequence ATGAAACAGACTTTAAGATTGGATCAGATCGCCGAGGAAAATCGCCAGTCTTTAGGAAGTATTCAGGGCTCGGATTCTCAGGGCTCCATGCCCAAAGACCGACCTCGGGTATCGGTGATCATTGTTACCTACCGTTCCAGCAACGAATTGCCCGACTGCCTGAAGGGGCTGTTTGAACAATCCGTGCCGATGGAGGTATTTCTGGTCGATAACGCATCTCCGGATAGCACGCCTCGAGTGGTCGCCGACTATGCGGCGCGTTACGAAAATGTCCATGCGATTCTGAATCCGGAGAATGTCGGCTTGGCGGCGGGAAACAATACGCCCATGGGAATGTGTCGGGGCGAATACCTTCTCATGCTGAATCCCGACACCATGTTTCGTGACGACAGCCTGAAGCGAATGATCCAATTCCTCGACCGCAACCCGGAGGTTGGTGTCGTCGGTCCCAGAAATGTGTACGACGATGGCAAACCGCTCGTGAGTTTCAGAAAGCGCTGGGGCATTCGTCATGTCATGACTTGGCGCGTGCTTCCGTATCGCTTGCCCCGGCTGCTGCATGACCGGTTTTCATCCTACGAAACGCAGGACGTGTTGTATGTGTCCGGCTCCTGCCTGTTGATTCGGCGCAACATCTTCGAGCGCATTGGCGGCTATGACCCGGAATATTTCCTAACGATCGAAGACGTTTGCGATCTCTGTATTCGAGTGAAGGAAACAGGCAGCCGCGTGGTTTTTCTCGGGGATGAGGAAGTCGTGCATCTTTGCGGGCGAAGCGGGGATCAGGCGCCCTACATCGTCGTTTGGCACGGAAATCGGGGCACGATCTATCACTTCCTCAAGCACGGAGGAATTGTTCAAGGCGTCGCGGTTTCGCTTTTGTTGCTCATGGCAGCGGGCGCCCGGGTGGCAATCGCGGGAGTTCTCAGTATCTTCAAGAAACGATATCGAAATGTTGCCCGCATCTATGCTCAAGTTTTCTGGGGCATCATTGCTAGGAATCCGATCTGGGAACGGAGATCGAGGCTGTCCACCTCTTCCAGAAATACCCCGTAG
- a CDS encoding class I SAM-dependent methyltransferase, whose product MPDACPLCCSSNTAVMERLPFALLRRLYQKQVKVDLEDLALAAIELKKCDACDLRFYVPAISGDERFYESLQKFDWYYAVEKPEYEFAAQYISSEDRVLEVGAGRGAFSAKIKPKSYEGLELSEAAAQQARQRGIQVHKRSLEEHSVDHENGYDVVCSFQVLEHIPETRSFIELSLRCLKRGGRLICSVPWEDGFTGRQSNNVLNMPPHHATRWTDKALGHVAELFDLQVIAIGYDVLSDLHIRGYSTTLIENSFNGVLGRRHRTLDGVLSSILIKAPVRFLSLFLETGLQDRALRPAGHSVTMVYQKP is encoded by the coding sequence ATGCCAGACGCGTGTCCATTGTGTTGCTCGTCGAATACGGCTGTAATGGAAAGGCTGCCCTTTGCCTTGCTCCGGCGGCTTTACCAAAAACAAGTGAAGGTCGACCTGGAAGACCTTGCGCTGGCGGCGATTGAGCTCAAGAAATGTGACGCTTGCGATCTGAGATTCTACGTGCCGGCGATCAGCGGGGATGAACGATTCTACGAGTCGCTTCAAAAATTCGATTGGTACTACGCTGTCGAGAAGCCGGAATACGAGTTTGCCGCGCAGTACATTTCTTCCGAAGATCGGGTGCTCGAAGTGGGCGCCGGCCGGGGGGCATTTTCAGCAAAGATCAAGCCAAAGTCCTATGAGGGCCTGGAGTTGAGCGAAGCCGCGGCGCAGCAGGCGCGGCAGCGCGGAATCCAGGTTCACAAACGCAGCCTCGAAGAGCATTCGGTGGACCATGAAAATGGCTACGACGTGGTGTGTTCGTTTCAGGTGCTTGAGCATATTCCTGAGACCAGGAGTTTTATTGAATTGTCCCTGCGCTGTCTGAAGAGGGGTGGGAGACTGATTTGCTCCGTTCCCTGGGAAGACGGCTTCACGGGAAGACAGAGCAACAATGTACTCAACATGCCGCCTCACCATGCGACCCGCTGGACTGACAAAGCGCTGGGGCATGTGGCCGAATTGTTTGACTTGCAGGTGATTGCGATTGGATATGATGTGCTTTCCGACCTGCATATTCGCGGTTATTCCACGACGCTCATCGAAAACTCTTTCAACGGGGTCTTGGGACGCCGCCATCGTACTCTCGATGGCGTCTTAAGCTCGATCCTGATTAAGGCCCCCGTCCGATTCTTGTCGCTTTTTCTCGAGACCGGTCTTCAGGACAGGGCTCTGCGGCCCGCTGGGCACTCGGTGACGATGGTGTATCAAAAGCCTTGA